A DNA window from Solanum lycopersicum chromosome 3, SLM_r2.1 contains the following coding sequences:
- the LOC101252369 gene encoding GDSL esterase/lipase At4g10955-like, which translates to MASEREIFSLSGPLYLTAIDWSNTCHRRSIAASLVQGVYILERDRQQNRQGFNALAPPWWEFFHFQLIQVLVDNEDQSYFGAIYEYKFPNSHFHNKTKNDIQNQNQNPPKYVIAFRGTITKKGNRSQDFKINLTLIRDNLHNCSRFHIGLQVVHNIVQNHEISDIWLTGHSLGSSIALLIGRNMVKTGIDLETYLFNPPFTSLPVEKITKNEKLKHGIRITHSVLTAGLASAVNICKSKSINKSESITLLSSWIPYLFVNPSDPICAEYVGYFEHREKMAAIGKGEIGRIATQNSIRSIIGNAIGKDQLEPSHLLPSANVAINLSPSPDFKRAHGIHQWWNPDVQCNYKLYQFR; encoded by the exons atgGCCTCTGAGAGGGAGATTTTCAGCCTATCTGGACCATTGTATCTCACTGCTATTGATTG GAGCAATACATGTCATAGGAGGTCCATAGCAGCAAGTTTAGTACAAGGTGTGTACATCCTTGAACGTGACCGTCAGCAAAATCGTCAAGGCTTTAATGCCCTAGCTCCACCCTGGTGGGAATTCTTCCATTTTCAGTTAATCCAAGTCTTGGTGGACAATGAAGACCAATCATATTTTGGCGCGATTTACGAATACAAATTTCCAAACTCCCATTTCCACAACAAAACGAAGAACGATATTCAGAATCAAAATCAGAATCCACCAAAGTATGTGATTGCCTTTCGTGGCACAATTACCAAAAAAGGCAACAGGTCACAGGACTTCAAAATAAACCTCACACTCATTCGCGACAATCTCCACAATTGCTCTCGCTTCCATATTGGCTTGCAAGTTGTACATAACATCGTTCAGAATCACGAGATCTCAGATATTTGGCTAACGGGACATTCATTAGGCTCTTCAATTGCACTACTAATCGGAAGGAATATGGTGAAAACAGGAATTGATCTCGAAACATATCTTTTCAATCCCCCATTCACATCACTACCGGTAGAGAAAATCACAAAGAACGAGAAATTGAAGCATGGGATCCGTATTACTCACAGTGTGCTCACTGCAGGACTCGCTAGCGCTGTCAATATTTGCAAATCAAAGTCTATAAATAAAAGTGAGTCGATTACTCTGTTATCTTCGTGGATTCCTTACTTGTTTGTGAATCCATCAGATCCTATCTGCGCGGAATATGTAGGGTATTTCGAACACAGAGAGAAAATGGCTGCGATTGGAAAAGGGGAAATTGGACGAATTGCGACGCAGAATTCAATAAGAAGTATAATTGGGAATGCAATTGGAAAAGATCAATTGGAGCCATCGCACTTGCTTCCGTCTGCAAATGTTGCTATTAATTTGAGTCCTTCTCCAGATTTTAAGAGAGCTCATGGAATACATCAATGGTGGAACCCAGATGTACAGTGCAACTATAAACTTTACCAGTTTCGATAA